From the genome of Corallococcus macrosporus DSM 14697:
ATTGGCGGCTCCAACCAGCCCGCGGACACGATGCCCGCGCACCTGGTGGTGGAGAACCTCCACCTGCGCCGGGCGCGTGGCGCCTTCACCGGCCGCAATGGCGCCTCCACCTACCTGGACAACGCCGCCGCCATCTTCATCGAGAAGGGCGAGCACATCACCATCCGGGGCTGCGTGCTCGAGGACAGCGGCAATGGCCTGTTCATCGCCAGCCAGGCCTCGAACGTCACCGTCGAGAACAACCACCTCCTGGGCAACGGCAACTCCGGCAGCACCCAGGAGCACAACGCCTACACCGAGGCCCTGGGCATCACCTACCAGTTCAACCGCTTCGGCCCGCCCTGCACGGGGTGCCTGGGCAGCAACCTGAAGGACCGCTCCGCGGGCAGCCTCATCCGGTACAACTGGATTGAGGGCGGCAACCGGCAGCTCGACCTGGTGGATTCCGGCAGCGCCACGCTGCGCTCGGCGCCGTCGTATGGGCGGACCTTCGTCTACGGCAACGTGCTGGTGGAGCCCGAGGGCGCGGGCAACCGGCAGGTGGTCCACTTCGGCGGCGACTCCGGCACCACCAACAACTACCGGGGCACGCTCTACTTCTTCCACAACACCGTGGTGTCCCGCAGGACGGACCGCACCACCTTGTTGCGGCTGTCCCACCAGGACCAGACGGCGCACGTGACGAACAACGTGGTGCTGGTGGCCGCGGCCAACGGCAACACCCTGTCCCTCACGGACGCGGCGGGCACGCTCCGGCACGGCGGCAACTGGTACAAGCCCGGCTATGTGAGCACCTTCGGCAATCTCACCGGCGCGGTGGTGGACACGGGCGGCAATCTCACCGGCGCCGACCCGGGCTTCGTCGACCTCGCCGGCCAGGACTTCCACCTGGCCACCGGCTCCGCCCTGCGCGGGCAGGCCGTGGCGCTCCCCGCGGAGGCCAGCGGCGAGCCGGTGGCGTGGCAGTACGTGCCCCACACCCAGGGCGAGCCACGCGCCCAGGTGGACCCGGCGCACATCGGTGCATTCGGGGACGCCGCCCAGCCAGGGACGGAGACGCCCGACGCCGGCACGGGCACGCCCACCGACGCCGGCACGGGCACCCCCACCGACGCCGGCACGGGCACCCCCACCGACGCCGGTACAGGCACGCCTGCCGATGCGGGCACGACGCCGCAACAGCCGGATGACGACGAGGGCGAGGGAGGCTCGGGTGGCTGCGGCGCAACCGGAGCCGGCCTCACGGCGCCGCTGGTGTTCGCGCTGCTCGGCGTCCTGGGGCTCCGGCGGCGCCGCGACATGACGCGAACCCCGTAGGGTCTCGGTCCAGCCCATCGGCGCGCGGCCCTGCCCGCGCGCGGATGCGCCCGCCCTTGTCCAGGGCCGGAGCGCCGGGACTCCAGCGCGCGGCCATGACCGGCCGGCTCCCCGCCTGCGCTCGCTCACCACGAAGGTGGACGCAAGGCCAGCAAGACGCTCGACGCATCCTTCCCCTGCGCCGGGTAGCCCGTATGCTGTCGGCGTGAGGTGGATGCGGCAGGCAGGACAAGAATGGGGCCCAGCGCCCTGGAGGACGGCGCTCGCCCCACAGGTCCCGTGGAAACCCAAGCGGCCTTCGCGCGCGAGGCGGCGGCACCGGACCGTCGCGGCCCTGGGGCGCGTCTCCCGCGCCTTCGAGTATCCCCGCACCATCCTGCACGTCGCCCGGTCGGCCAGTGGTCCCATCATCGTCAGCGAGGACGACGAGGGCCGCCGCTACCTCCAGTTCGGCTGGATTGGCGCCTTCCAGAGCGCGACGTGGCCAGGCTTCCCGCTGCGGCTGGAGCTGGACTACACGCGGGCCGTGGCGGCGACGCTCGCCTTCGCGCCCAACCCCTCGCGCCTGCTCGTGGTGGGCCTGGGGGGCGGCGCCATCCCCACCTTCTTGCACGCGGTGTTCCCGGACGCGCACATCGACGCGGTGGAGATTCAGCCCCAGGTGCTGGACCTGGCCCGGCGCTACTTCGGCTTCCGCGAGGACGCGGCCTTGCACGCCCACCTCACGGACGGGCGGCGCTTCATCGAAGCGCCCGGGGCGCCGTATGACGTCATCATCCTGGACGCCTATGGCACGCGCAGCATCCCCCCGGCGCTGGCCACGCGGGAGTTCCTGCAAGCCACCCAGGCGCGGCTCACCCCGGACGGGGTGGTGGTGGGCAACGTGCTGCGGAAGACGGGCCGGCCCGGCTCGTTGATGGACCCGCTGTGGCGGGCCAGCTTCCCCCAGCTCTACGCCTTCGACGTGCGGGCGTCCGACAACCGCATCCTCGTGGGCCTGCCACACACCCGGCGGCCCCAGCGGAAGGAGCTGCTGGCGCGCGCGGGGCGGCTCGCGCGGGAATGGGGCGTGTCCTTCAACCTCCGCGCACGGGTACCCCGGCGCGTGAGCCGAAGTCCCCGCGCCCCCCGGGACAGTCACCCCTGAGGGGGGCTCCGCACAGCCAGGGGGTGGTTCATCACGCCTGCGTGGCCTGCTTGCCCGCGCCGTCATACGCGCGCTGCAGGCCCTGGATGTCCAGCTTCACCATGCCCAGCATGGCCTGCATCACCCGCTGCGCCTTCACCGGGTCCTTGTCCCCCAGCAGCTTGCCCAGCACGGACGGGACAATCTGCCAGGACAGGCCGAAGCGGTCCTTGAGCCACCCACACTGCTGCGGCTGACCACCGCCCTCCAGGAGCCGCTCCCACAACGCATCCACCTCTTCCTGCGTCTGACAGTCCACGAACAGGGAGATGGCCTCGGTGAACTTGAACTGCGGGCCACCGTTCAGGGCCATGAACTGCTGCCCGTGCAACTGGAAGACGCCGGAGATGACAGGCGCGGCGTCCGAGCCCCCCGCCCGGCTGAGGCTGAGAATCTTCGAGTCCTTCTTGAAGACAGACACGTAGAAATTCATGGCTTCTTCGGCGTTGCCGTCGAACCACAGGAAGGGCGTGATCTTCTGCATGGCCTGCATCGTCGTTTCTCCGCGGTGGTGGGGAAACGCGCCTGGTTCAGACGCGCCTGGACTTCCGAAGCTGCATCGCTGTGCTGGCGCATCCTGCCCACCCGACTCACCTCCACGAGCAGGCCCGACGCCACAACACACATACAGACTGGTTGGTATGTATCGAATCCGCGCGCCGCCCGTCAAGAATCGCGTTTGCGCAGCCGCGTGGAGACAGGTGCAGCGGAAGCTTCCAACGTCGTAGGTTCAAGGCTCACGCATTTCGTGGCGGACACCGAGTCGCCGTTGCCCTGGTGAGCATGCGGCGGATAATCGGTCGGAATTGACTCACAGCGTCGGACTCCGGCACGCGCCGCCCGCCGCTCCTCTCGAACCGGAGTTCCTGGATGCAGTCACATCGTGCGGTCTGGAGCAGGCGCCTGCTACTCGTGGGGAGCGTCATCCTGCTGTCATGCGGGAAGCAGGAGCCAACGCCTCCGGGTGACGACGCCCTGGCCGCCGCACGAGGCCGGGCGCTCGCCCAATGGAAGCAGGCCCCTTCCTCCTCCACCGGGTTGGCGCTGGCGCAAGCGTACTTCCCCGACCTCGGCACGGCCCCAGCGCCCTCGGCGGCCTCGGCCCGGCAGCTCGATGCGCGGCTCGCGGACGATGGCGCGCTGACCCTGACCACGCGTGGGCTGACCTTCCACGTCCGGCCGGCGGCCTCCGCCACGGACGCGCTCCGCCGCGAGCGCTCCGCCGCCTTCCAGGGCGCGCGGCACCTCT
Proteins encoded in this window:
- a CDS encoding right-handed parallel beta-helix repeat-containing protein, with amino-acid sequence MHLSRAVLLVLLQPLAAQAAEYRVGPDQQYTRVGDVPWESLEPGDTVLIHARPAPYAEKWVLGRRGTAAAPITVRGVKDAQGNLPVIVGENATTRSQLNFWSEERGILKIGGSNQPADTMPAHLVVENLHLRRARGAFTGRNGASTYLDNAAAIFIEKGEHITIRGCVLEDSGNGLFIASQASNVTVENNHLLGNGNSGSTQEHNAYTEALGITYQFNRFGPPCTGCLGSNLKDRSAGSLIRYNWIEGGNRQLDLVDSGSATLRSAPSYGRTFVYGNVLVEPEGAGNRQVVHFGGDSGTTNNYRGTLYFFHNTVVSRRTDRTTLLRLSHQDQTAHVTNNVVLVAAANGNTLSLTDAAGTLRHGGNWYKPGYVSTFGNLTGAVVDTGGNLTGADPGFVDLAGQDFHLATGSALRGQAVALPAEASGEPVAWQYVPHTQGEPRAQVDPAHIGAFGDAAQPGTETPDAGTGTPTDAGTGTPTDAGTGTPTDAGTGTPADAGTTPQQPDDDEGEGGSGGCGATGAGLTAPLVFALLGVLGLRRRRDMTRTP
- a CDS encoding spermidine synthase, which codes for MRQAGQEWGPAPWRTALAPQVPWKPKRPSRARRRHRTVAALGRVSRAFEYPRTILHVARSASGPIIVSEDDEGRRYLQFGWIGAFQSATWPGFPLRLELDYTRAVAATLAFAPNPSRLLVVGLGGGAIPTFLHAVFPDAHIDAVEIQPQVLDLARRYFGFREDAALHAHLTDGRRFIEAPGAPYDVIILDAYGTRSIPPALATREFLQATQARLTPDGVVVGNVLRKTGRPGSLMDPLWRASFPQLYAFDVRASDNRILVGLPHTRRPQRKELLARAGRLAREWGVSFNLRARVPRRVSRSPRAPRDSHP
- a CDS encoding VOC family protein encodes the protein MQKITPFLWFDGNAEEAMNFYVSVFKKDSKILSLSRAGGSDAAPVISGVFQLHGQQFMALNGGPQFKFTEAISLFVDCQTQEEVDALWERLLEGGGQPQQCGWLKDRFGLSWQIVPSVLGKLLGDKDPVKAQRVMQAMLGMVKLDIQGLQRAYDGAGKQATQA